Proteins from a genomic interval of Amycolatopsis sp. cg13:
- a CDS encoding DUF998 domain-containing protein: protein MGNSRGVRGWRLTALAAIAWGLFTITVLHIISSHDPIYDTLSSYTITDRGEGMLGASVLSVAVGSLAVLGALIAGGVPMTFSTKALLMLWALGLAVAAVFPASYPPSPNPLSGDIHLYSCLVAFASLPGAAITMLEPLRGTAERVFVVRWLKFGLAAVGLFALSFLFVRLDEAGVQPFHVLTEVLPVGATQRLTLIANVALLLVLLRIAVRTETARAAVLVTSAPRP from the coding sequence ATGGGGAACTCACGAGGCGTCCGGGGATGGCGCCTGACCGCGCTGGCTGCGATCGCCTGGGGGCTGTTCACGATCACCGTGCTGCACATCATCAGCTCGCACGACCCGATCTACGACACGCTTTCGAGCTACACGATCACCGACCGCGGGGAAGGCATGCTCGGGGCGAGCGTGCTGTCGGTGGCCGTCGGATCGCTCGCGGTGCTCGGCGCGCTGATCGCCGGCGGTGTGCCGATGACGTTCAGCACCAAGGCTTTGCTCATGCTGTGGGCGCTCGGGCTGGCGGTGGCGGCGGTTTTTCCGGCCAGTTACCCGCCGAGCCCGAATCCGCTCAGCGGCGACATCCACCTTTATTCGTGCCTGGTCGCGTTCGCGAGCCTGCCCGGCGCGGCGATCACGATGCTGGAACCGTTGCGCGGCACCGCGGAACGCGTGTTCGTGGTGCGGTGGCTGAAGTTCGGGCTCGCCGCGGTCGGACTGTTCGCGCTGAGCTTCCTGTTTGTCCGCTTGGACGAGGCCGGGGTGCAGCCGTTCCACGTGCTCACCGAGGTGCTGCCGGTGGGCGCGACGCAGCGGCTCACGCTGATCGCCAACGTCGCCCTGTTGCTGGTCCTGCTCCGCATCGCCGTGCGGACCGAAACCGCTCGCGCGGCGGTGCTCGTTACTTCCGCGCCTCGGCCATGA
- a CDS encoding D-cysteine desulfhydrase family protein gives MTFDFARFPSFDGFPRAGLHHGPTPLVPAPRLGEALGIPRLLLKRDDVHPLGVGGNKLRKLDFHLGAALADGADTVITFGALQTNHGRQTAAACAKLGLRCELVLTAEVPRSGDAYERSGNVPLDLLFGARVHICASDAEATATYERLLTDAADEGRKVRTVPVGGSDPLGVLGYVDAARELAAQLVKLGLDHARIVGPHASGATAAGLALGTEVLGSLDLDVACVSHPLNEAVDNLSHLTAGAAQLLGFDPPKLEHVWLNDTTIGEGYGIPASGTWEAIRLFGRTEGVVLDPVYTGKAAAALVEWAAAGRYSPEETVVFVHTGGLPGLFGYAPEFMAEARK, from the coding sequence ATGACGTTCGACTTCGCCCGGTTCCCCAGCTTCGACGGTTTCCCGCGCGCCGGTCTGCACCACGGGCCGACCCCGCTCGTCCCGGCGCCGCGGCTTGGCGAAGCGCTCGGCATTCCCCGGCTGCTGCTGAAGCGCGACGACGTCCACCCGCTCGGCGTCGGCGGCAACAAGCTGCGCAAACTCGACTTCCACCTCGGCGCGGCGCTCGCCGACGGAGCCGACACGGTGATCACCTTCGGCGCGCTGCAGACCAATCACGGCCGTCAGACCGCCGCAGCGTGCGCGAAGCTCGGGTTGCGCTGCGAGCTGGTGCTCACCGCTGAGGTGCCGCGCTCCGGTGACGCGTACGAGCGGTCCGGAAACGTCCCGCTTGACCTGCTCTTCGGCGCACGGGTGCACATCTGCGCGTCGGACGCGGAAGCGACCGCGACGTACGAGCGGCTGCTCACCGACGCAGCGGACGAGGGCCGAAAAGTGAGGACGGTCCCAGTCGGTGGGTCCGACCCACTGGGCGTTCTCGGCTATGTGGATGCCGCTCGCGAGCTGGCTGCCCAGCTGGTGAAGCTGGGTCTGGACCACGCCCGGATCGTCGGTCCGCACGCCAGCGGGGCTACCGCGGCCGGGCTCGCGCTCGGCACGGAGGTGCTCGGTTCGCTGGACCTGGACGTCGCCTGCGTCAGCCACCCGCTCAACGAGGCTGTGGACAACTTGTCCCACCTCACCGCTGGGGCTGCGCAGTTGCTTGGGTTCGACCCACCGAAGCTCGAGCACGTGTGGCTGAACGACACGACGATCGGCGAGGGATACGGCATTCCGGCGTCGGGGACCTGGGAAGCGATCCGGTTGTTCGGCCGCACCGAGGGCGTCGTGCTCGACCCGGTCTACACCGGAAAAGCCGCCGCCGCCCTGGTGGAATGGGCGGCGGCGGGACGGTATTCGCCGGAGGAGACCGTGGTGTTCGTCCACACCGGAGGTCTTCCCGGATTGTTCGGTTACGCGCCCGAATTCATGGCCGAGGCGCGGAAGTAA
- a CDS encoding amidase: protein MPSAMTEFTTLADQVAALEAGEVTAVQLTELALKRAHASQPVLNAFRVLRDEAALAEAAEADQRRADGDRAPLLGVPVAIKDDVDITGLPTAFGCPGDFPVATGDAPAVANLKRAGAVIIGKTNTPELGQWPFTEGTAFGATRNPWQPEHTPGGSSGGSAAAVAAGIVAAALGSDGAGSVRIPAAWTGLVGIKTQRGRIPTSSELFHGLTVLGPLARTVADAATLLDVTAGTGTSFQTAAKREPGRLRIGLSTRIPFTATKTRLDPVVEAAVRQTAETLAGLGHEIVPVEPGYGLIGLTFLPRSLTGVRDWARRVPEPSALDPRTRSNAQQGGLLAGPALKLARALEPVLRRRIGGMFGDIDVLLTPTTATPPPAIGSFDGLSGWQTDQSMIAACPYAWPWNVLGWPGVNVPAGLTADGLPLGAQLLGPSHSEERLISVAAQLEEVLRWPDRRPEPGW from the coding sequence ATGCCTTCCGCGATGACAGAGTTCACGACCCTTGCCGACCAGGTCGCCGCGCTCGAAGCTGGCGAAGTCACGGCCGTGCAGCTCACCGAACTCGCGCTCAAGCGGGCCCACGCGAGCCAGCCGGTGCTCAACGCGTTCCGTGTCCTGCGGGACGAAGCCGCGCTCGCCGAGGCCGCCGAGGCTGATCAGCGCCGCGCCGACGGTGATCGCGCGCCGTTGCTCGGGGTGCCGGTGGCGATCAAGGACGACGTGGACATCACCGGCCTGCCCACCGCGTTCGGCTGCCCCGGCGACTTCCCGGTGGCCACCGGCGACGCACCGGCGGTAGCGAACCTCAAGCGGGCCGGCGCGGTCATCATCGGCAAGACCAACACGCCTGAGCTGGGCCAATGGCCGTTCACCGAGGGCACGGCGTTCGGCGCGACGCGCAATCCGTGGCAGCCCGAGCACACGCCGGGCGGGTCGTCCGGCGGATCGGCCGCGGCGGTGGCGGCCGGGATCGTGGCCGCCGCGCTCGGGTCGGACGGCGCGGGTTCGGTGCGCATCCCGGCGGCGTGGACCGGACTCGTCGGGATCAAAACCCAGCGCGGCCGGATCCCGACCAGCAGCGAACTGTTCCACGGCCTCACCGTGCTCGGCCCGCTCGCCCGGACGGTCGCCGACGCGGCCACGCTGCTCGACGTCACCGCGGGCACCGGCACGTCGTTCCAGACCGCTGCGAAGCGCGAACCCGGACGGCTGAGAATCGGCCTTTCCACCCGGATTCCCTTCACCGCCACCAAAACCAGGCTCGACCCAGTGGTCGAAGCGGCGGTGCGGCAGACCGCCGAAACGCTCGCCGGACTGGGGCACGAGATCGTGCCGGTCGAACCCGGGTACGGGCTGATCGGCCTTACCTTCCTGCCGCGGTCGCTCACCGGCGTGCGCGACTGGGCTCGCCGCGTGCCGGAGCCGTCCGCGCTCGACCCGCGCACCCGCAGCAACGCCCAGCAAGGCGGCCTGCTCGCCGGGCCCGCGCTGAAACTCGCCCGCGCGCTCGAACCCGTGCTGCGCCGCCGGATCGGCGGGATGTTCGGCGACATCGACGTCCTGCTCACGCCGACCACCGCCACCCCGCCGCCCGCGATCGGGTCCTTCGACGGGCTTTCCGGCTGGCAGACCGATCAGTCGATGATCGCCGCGTGCCCGTACGCTTGGCCGTGGAACGTGCTGGGCTGGCCCGGGGTGAACGTGCCTGCCGGACTGACCGCGGACGGGTTGCCGCTCGGCGCCCAGCTGCTCGGCCCGTCGCATTCCGAGGAGCGGCTGATTTCCGTTGCCGCGCAACTGGAAGAGGTACTGCGATGGCCGGACCGACGTCCCGAGCCGGGGTGGTGA
- a CDS encoding TetR/AcrR family transcriptional regulator, whose amino-acid sequence MAGPTSRAGVVSTRDAILRATLKVVGEQGVGGLTNRRIVAAAGVSLGTLTYHFPSQTELLREAMLLFAEEETAKLAGIVEVYREQGLSLEQAATVVEHVIKQLPFGTDELAPHELYLQSARDPGLHEASAKCFAAYDELAVTILTALGLPDPERVAGPVVALIAGLQLRRLATGTDVPAAEPLMMLLHGARG is encoded by the coding sequence ATGGCCGGACCGACGTCCCGAGCCGGGGTGGTGAGCACCCGCGACGCGATCCTCCGCGCCACCCTGAAAGTGGTCGGCGAGCAGGGCGTCGGCGGGCTCACCAACCGGCGCATCGTCGCCGCGGCCGGGGTTTCGCTCGGCACGCTGACGTATCACTTCCCGAGCCAGACCGAGCTGTTGCGCGAGGCGATGCTGCTGTTCGCCGAGGAGGAAACAGCGAAGCTGGCGGGAATTGTCGAGGTATACCGGGAACAAGGGCTGAGCCTCGAACAAGCGGCGACCGTCGTGGAGCACGTGATCAAGCAGTTGCCGTTCGGCACGGACGAACTCGCGCCGCACGAGCTGTACCTGCAATCCGCGCGCGACCCCGGACTGCACGAGGCATCGGCGAAATGCTTTGCGGCGTATGACGAATTGGCCGTCACGATCCTGACCGCACTCGGGCTGCCGGATCCGGAACGGGTGGCCGGGCCGGTGGTCGCGCTGATCGCCGGGCTGCAGTTGCGCCGTCTCGCGACCGGCACGGACGTTCCGGCCGCCGAGCCGTTGATGATGCTGTTGCACGGCGCCCGAGGCTGA